The proteins below come from a single Terriglobales bacterium genomic window:
- a CDS encoding cyanophycinase, which yields MILLVLFATMCATYFLAQTPATAGPERGTLVLDGGRADGVIRRALGFLPANAGAMNDTATQRGAVIDKFVQLAGGSAARIVVIPTAWDDEHSTPELLEQLRVGVQKTMGVDRVTILHTRDRRRADSPEFVAPLKRATGVWIDGGRDANLWDAYLGTRVETEVKALLARGGVVAGTSAGAVIESSLALVFTIVDSPGGKTLRVDGTHMCWGLLTNSTVMPHWNQRDRPDLTPVLATHPGLLGIGIDVGAAAVVQGNRLEVIGDGHVGIYDGNVHGDKPYYDLSPGDRFDLHTRSSILVR from the coding sequence GTGATCCTCCTTGTCCTCTTCGCAACGATGTGTGCGACCTATTTCCTGGCGCAGACACCTGCGACCGCCGGGCCAGAGCGAGGCACACTGGTACTGGATGGCGGACGAGCCGACGGAGTTATTCGCCGCGCGCTGGGCTTCTTGCCCGCCAATGCGGGGGCGATGAATGACACGGCCACCCAGCGCGGCGCCGTTATCGACAAGTTCGTGCAACTGGCTGGCGGTTCCGCGGCCAGGATCGTGGTCATCCCCACTGCTTGGGACGACGAACACAGCACCCCAGAACTGCTGGAACAGCTCCGCGTCGGCGTGCAGAAGACAATGGGCGTTGATCGTGTGACCATACTGCACACGCGCGATCGCAGGCGAGCGGATTCACCAGAGTTCGTGGCGCCTCTGAAGCGGGCCACGGGGGTTTGGATCGATGGTGGCCGGGACGCGAACCTCTGGGACGCCTACTTGGGCACGCGGGTGGAGACTGAAGTCAAGGCGTTACTGGCCCGCGGCGGGGTCGTCGCCGGGACGTCAGCCGGCGCCGTGATCGAGAGTTCGCTCGCGTTAGTTTTCACGATCGTGGATTCGCCGGGCGGCAAGACCCTGCGTGTCGACGGGACTCACATGTGCTGGGGATTGCTGACCAATTCAACCGTCATGCCCCACTGGAACCAGCGTGATCGACCGGATCTAACGCCAGTCCTCGCTACACATCCTGGTTTGCTGGGGATTGGCATTGATGTAGGCGCGGCCGCGGTTGTGCAAGGGAACCGGCTGGAGGTCATCGGCGATGGTCACGTGGGCATTTATGACGGCAACGTTCACGGCGACAAACCCTATTACGATCTGTCGCCCGGAGATCGCTTCGATCTTCACACGCGGTCTTCTATTCTGGTCAGGTGA
- a CDS encoding transposase yields MIGSHDLKLGLIPRQHSTGGKARLLGISKRGSIYLRRIFIHGARAMLLRVKYDTGRLGQWAHELEQRVPRNKAVVAIANKLARIAWAVLATGNEYRNQAIAAA; encoded by the coding sequence TTGATCGGAAGTCACGATCTCAAGCTGGGTCTGATCCCGCGACAACATTCGACGGGAGGCAAAGCACGGCTGCTCGGCATCAGCAAACGAGGCAGCATTTACTTGCGCCGCATCTTCATCCACGGCGCGCGCGCCATGCTGCTGCGAGTGAAGTACGACACCGGACGACTGGGCCAGTGGGCGCATGAACTGGAGCAACGCGTGCCGCGCAACAAAGCCGTGGTAGCGATCGCCAACAAACTGGCGCGCATCGCCTGGGCGGTGCTGGCTACGGGAAACGAGTACCGCAACCAGGCAATCGCAGCCGCCTAG
- a CDS encoding YciI family protein translates to MKYMLMMNTMKAGSTGLSGWSEKDIKTMIGFMMDLDKELRASGELVFQEGLTFPNEAKLVRADKNGMPITDGVFPKSKEFLAGFWIVEVASPERAYAIAARISMCPGSGGAPLYMPIEVRPVGSPPPPK, encoded by the coding sequence ATGAAATACATGCTGATGATGAACACGATGAAGGCTGGTTCGACCGGGCTCAGCGGCTGGTCGGAGAAGGACATCAAGACCATGATCGGATTCATGATGGACCTGGACAAAGAGCTTCGCGCGTCTGGCGAGCTGGTCTTTCAGGAAGGCCTGACGTTTCCGAACGAGGCCAAGCTGGTGCGAGCGGACAAGAACGGCATGCCAATCACCGACGGCGTTTTCCCCAAGAGCAAAGAATTTCTTGCCGGCTTCTGGATCGTCGAGGTCGCAAGCCCGGAGCGTGCCTACGCGATCGCGGCGCGAATCTCGATGTGTCCGGGATCGGGCGGCGCGCCCCTGTACATGCCGATCGAGGTGCGGCCGGTTGGAAGCCCGCCGCCTCCGAAATGA
- a CDS encoding SIMPL domain-containing protein: MRMKHAILVFTLLFSTCAALAQNSPTVTAQPNTVYVSADGKFESVPDTAMINFNIAAQENSPKAAYDRAAQETEQVRQLMRSNGIDPKTAEIGYFSMEPVYDWKDPKHRVIGFRVSNSVSLKLKDFSKVGPMVQQLGAQEYNENVSLSYTLDDIDAAKLRAVQDAYRRAHAEADTVARAGGRALGELAYASVDTVEPIRPMGVALMRAPMAAQAQPMPAPTEGFSAHKITVTARVSAVFTIK; this comes from the coding sequence ATGCGGATGAAACACGCCATCCTGGTTTTCACGCTCTTGTTTTCGACCTGCGCCGCGCTGGCGCAAAACTCTCCTACCGTCACCGCGCAGCCCAACACCGTGTACGTGAGCGCGGACGGGAAGTTCGAGTCCGTGCCCGACACGGCGATGATCAACTTCAACATCGCGGCGCAGGAGAATTCTCCGAAGGCGGCCTACGACCGGGCGGCGCAGGAAACCGAGCAGGTGCGCCAGCTCATGCGCAGCAACGGCATCGACCCCAAAACCGCCGAGATTGGTTACTTTTCGATGGAGCCGGTGTATGACTGGAAGGATCCCAAGCACCGCGTCATTGGCTTCCGTGTCAGCAACAGCGTCAGCCTGAAGCTGAAGGACTTCAGCAAGGTCGGCCCGATGGTGCAGCAACTCGGGGCACAGGAATACAACGAGAACGTCAGCCTCAGTTACACCCTCGACGACATCGACGCCGCCAAGCTGCGCGCCGTGCAAGACGCGTACCGCCGGGCCCATGCCGAGGCCGACACCGTCGCCCGCGCCGGTGGCCGCGCACTGGGCGAGCTGGCGTACGCTTCGGTGGACACCGTCGAACCCATTCGTCCGATGGGAGTCGCCTTGATGCGCGCGCCCATGGCTGCCCAGGCACAGCCCATGCCCGCTCCAACCGAGGGCTTTTCGGCCCACAAGATCACGGTGACGGCGCGGGTGAGCGCGGTGTTTACGATCAAGTAG